In one window of Duganella dendranthematis DNA:
- a CDS encoding porin gives MGVNKKLLAALAAAAVGNAWAGATINMGDDKSVTVGFGLRESYTSADNGAPDGGRSSDFNLDSGRLYFGASLNKNIKGMFNTEWDGDKIRVLDAAGQFAISPELNIWAGRLLSPSDRANMAGPYYSLGGGYWAGVASRYGYNGGIFRGRDDGVVVWGNAGDGGRLGYSFGAFEGHTFGIGSLTQSQAKAAGIKADDALMYAGRVQYDFWDAEPGYYGTGNYLGGADILAIGVAGRYQKDGILTTGAVGKYSSYNVDFLLEKRIKGAGAVAIEAAWYNYDTDDIIKAEQGKAYSAGASYIFEQKVGWGKFQPFVRWQKFAADTNIDTMQYDAGVNYIIDGYNAQVSAVYSKTKITSVADQDKFQIALQLQY, from the coding sequence ATGGGGGTGAACAAGAAGCTGCTGGCGGCGCTGGCCGCAGCGGCGGTGGGCAATGCCTGGGCCGGGGCGACGATCAATATGGGCGACGACAAGTCGGTCACGGTCGGTTTCGGCCTGCGCGAGAGCTACACCAGCGCCGACAACGGCGCGCCGGACGGTGGCCGCTCCAGCGACTTTAACCTGGACAGCGGCCGCCTGTATTTCGGCGCGTCGCTGAACAAGAACATCAAGGGCATGTTCAACACCGAGTGGGACGGCGACAAGATCCGCGTGCTGGATGCGGCCGGGCAGTTCGCCATTTCGCCGGAACTCAATATCTGGGCCGGCCGCCTGCTGTCGCCGTCCGACCGTGCCAACATGGCCGGTCCTTACTACTCGCTGGGCGGCGGCTACTGGGCCGGCGTGGCATCGCGCTACGGCTACAACGGCGGCATTTTCCGTGGCCGCGACGACGGCGTGGTCGTATGGGGCAATGCCGGCGACGGCGGCCGCCTGGGCTACTCGTTCGGCGCCTTCGAGGGCCACACCTTCGGCATCGGTTCGCTGACGCAGTCGCAGGCCAAGGCGGCCGGCATCAAGGCCGACGACGCGCTGATGTACGCGGGCCGCGTGCAGTACGACTTCTGGGACGCGGAACCGGGCTACTACGGCACCGGCAATTACCTCGGCGGCGCCGACATCCTCGCCATCGGCGTGGCGGGCCGTTATCAGAAGGACGGCATCCTGACCACCGGGGCGGTTGGCAAGTACAGCTCCTACAACGTCGACTTCCTGCTGGAGAAGCGCATCAAAGGCGCCGGCGCCGTGGCCATCGAGGCGGCCTGGTACAACTACGACACCGACGACATCATCAAGGCCGAACAGGGCAAGGCGTATTCCGCCGGCGCTTCCTACATCTTCGAGCAGAAGGTCGGCTGGGGCAAGTTCCAGCCCTTCGTGCGCTGGCAGAAGTTCGCCGCCGACACCAACATCGACACCATGCAGTACGACGCCGGCGTCAATTACATCATCGATGGCTACAACGCGCAGGTCAGCGCGGTGTACTCGAAGACCAAGATCACCAGCGTGGCCGACCAGGACAAGTTCCAGATCGCGCTGCAACTTCAATACTGA
- the urtA gene encoding urea ABC transporter substrate-binding protein: MQNRRHFIGTLSRIAAATALLAAGTQAYAADTIKIGILHSLSGTMAISETSLKDVALMTIDEINAKGGVMGKKLEAVVVDPASNWPLFAEKARGLIAQDKVSVVFGCWTSVSRKSVLPVFKELNSLLFYPVQYEGEELEKNVFYTGAAPNQQAIPAVEYLMSKDGGGAKRFVLLGTDYVYPRTTNKILRAFLKSKGVKDGDIDEVYTPFGHSDYQTIVANIKKFSAGGKTAVISTINGDSNVPFYKELGNAGLKATDVPVVAFSVGEEELRGVDTKPLVGHLAAWNYFESIKNPVNAEFIKKWKAYAVAKKLPNAATVVTNDPMEATYVGIHMWAQAVEKAKSTDTDKVIAAMAGQTYKAPDGFTLTMDATNHHLHKPVFIGEIRPDGQFNVVWKTPGPVRANPWSPYIPGNEGKQKL, from the coding sequence ATGCAAAATCGTCGTCATTTTATCGGCACCTTGAGCCGCATCGCCGCCGCTACCGCTTTGCTGGCGGCCGGCACGCAGGCCTACGCTGCGGACACCATCAAGATCGGCATCCTGCATTCGCTGTCCGGCACCATGGCCATTTCGGAGACGTCGCTGAAGGACGTGGCGCTGATGACCATCGATGAAATCAACGCCAAGGGCGGCGTGATGGGCAAGAAGCTGGAGGCGGTGGTGGTCGATCCGGCCTCCAACTGGCCGCTGTTCGCGGAAAAGGCGCGTGGCCTGATCGCGCAGGACAAGGTGTCGGTGGTGTTCGGGTGCTGGACTTCGGTGTCGCGCAAGTCGGTGCTGCCAGTGTTCAAGGAGCTCAATAGCCTGTTGTTCTACCCGGTGCAGTACGAGGGCGAGGAACTGGAGAAGAATGTGTTCTACACCGGCGCGGCGCCGAACCAGCAGGCGATTCCTGCGGTCGAGTACCTGATGAGCAAGGACGGCGGCGGCGCCAAGCGCTTCGTGCTGCTGGGGACCGATTACGTGTATCCGCGCACGACCAACAAGATTCTGCGCGCTTTCCTGAAGAGCAAAGGCGTGAAGGATGGCGATATCGACGAGGTGTACACGCCGTTCGGTCATTCGGATTACCAGACCATCGTCGCCAACATCAAGAAGTTTTCGGCGGGCGGCAAGACGGCGGTGATTTCGACCATCAATGGTGACTCCAATGTGCCGTTCTACAAAGAGCTGGGCAACGCCGGCCTGAAGGCGACCGACGTGCCGGTGGTGGCGTTCTCGGTCGGCGAGGAAGAGCTGCGCGGCGTCGATACCAAGCCGCTGGTGGGCCACCTGGCGGCGTGGAACTACTTCGAGTCGATCAAAAATCCGGTGAATGCGGAGTTCATCAAGAAGTGGAAGGCGTATGCGGTCGCCAAGAAGCTGCCGAATGCGGCCACGGTGGTGACCAACGATCCGATGGAAGCGACTTATGTCGGCATCCACATGTGGGCACAGGCGGTGGAGAAGGCCAAGTCGACCGACACCGACAAGGTGATCGCGGCGATGGCGGGGCAGACCTACAAGGCGCCGGACGGCTTTACGCTGACCATGGATGCGACCAATCACCACCTGCACAAGCCGGTGTTCATTGGCGAGATTCGTCCGGATGGGCAGTTCAACGTGGTGTGGAAAACGCCAGGCCCGGTGCGCGCCAACCCATGGAGCCCGTACATTCCGGGTAACGAGGGCAAGCAGAAGCTGTAG
- the def gene encoding peptide deformylase, translated as MTVREILKMGDPRLLRVAEPVTEFDTPAMKALIADMFDTMHAANGAGLAAPQIGVNLQLVIFGFKQNARYPDAPQVPETVLINPILTPLSDEMEEGFEGCLSVPGLRGSVPRYVKLRYEGVDEHQQPIKRDVDGFHARVVQHEVDHLLGKLYPMRIKDFSKFGFTEVMFPDLDPNDDD; from the coding sequence ATGACGGTAAGAGAAATCCTGAAGATGGGCGATCCGCGCCTGCTGCGCGTGGCTGAACCGGTGACCGAGTTCGACACACCGGCGATGAAGGCGCTGATCGCCGATATGTTCGACACCATGCATGCCGCCAATGGCGCCGGGCTGGCGGCGCCGCAGATCGGCGTCAATCTGCAACTGGTGATCTTCGGCTTCAAACAGAACGCGCGCTATCCGGATGCGCCGCAGGTGCCGGAAACGGTATTAATCAATCCCATCCTCACTCCGCTGTCGGACGAGATGGAAGAGGGCTTTGAAGGCTGCCTGTCGGTGCCTGGCCTGCGCGGCAGCGTGCCGCGCTACGTCAAGCTGCGTTACGAGGGCGTGGATGAACACCAGCAGCCGATCAAGCGCGACGTCGACGGCTTCCACGCGCGCGTGGTGCAGCACGAAGTGGATCACCTGCTGGGCAAGCTGTACCCGATGCGCATCAAGGACTTTTCCAAGTTCGGCTTCACCGAGGTGATGTTCCCCGATCTTGATCCGAACGACGACGATTGA
- a CDS encoding AI-2E family transporter — protein MPQFSFQQKVFLALLALVTIGFVWILAPYGGAIFWGVVLAILFAPIYRWLLQRTRNRAGLAAVLTLLLIVVIVILPLTLVSISIVNQAAAVVQMVQSGEITVAMFFNKLMAALPNWLVSLLDRFHLTSLEYLQAKLTEAASQVSKEVATRAINAGLYTFDFLTGLCIMLYLLFFLLRDGDKLAKRIREAVPLSRKYKQRLFQNFTTVIRATVKGNILVAIAQGALGGLIFWFLDVSAPVLWGVLMAFLSLLPAVGAAIVWAPVAVYFLATGSVWQGVTLAVFGVFVIGLVDNFLRPVLVGQDTKMPDYVVLLSTVGGMALFGLNGFVIGPVVAALFLAAWDLFVNASEFHTD, from the coding sequence ATGCCCCAGTTCTCATTCCAACAAAAAGTATTCCTCGCCCTGCTGGCGTTAGTCACCATCGGCTTTGTCTGGATACTCGCGCCGTACGGCGGCGCCATTTTCTGGGGTGTGGTGCTGGCCATCCTGTTCGCGCCGATTTATCGCTGGTTGTTGCAGCGCACCCGCAACCGGGCCGGCCTGGCCGCCGTTCTGACGCTGCTGCTGATCGTGGTGATCGTTATCCTGCCGCTGACACTGGTGTCGATCTCGATCGTCAACCAGGCCGCAGCCGTGGTGCAGATGGTGCAGTCGGGTGAAATCACGGTCGCCATGTTTTTCAATAAGCTGATGGCGGCGCTGCCGAACTGGCTGGTGTCGCTGCTGGACCGCTTCCATCTGACCAGCCTGGAATATTTGCAGGCCAAACTCACCGAAGCGGCGTCGCAGGTGAGCAAGGAAGTGGCCACGCGCGCTATTAATGCGGGCCTGTACACCTTCGACTTCCTGACCGGCTTGTGCATCATGCTGTACCTGCTGTTCTTCCTGCTGCGCGATGGCGACAAGCTGGCCAAGCGCATCCGCGAGGCAGTGCCGCTGAGCCGCAAGTACAAGCAACGGTTGTTCCAGAACTTCACCACGGTGATTCGCGCCACAGTCAAGGGCAACATCCTGGTCGCCATCGCGCAAGGCGCGCTGGGTGGCCTGATCTTCTGGTTCCTGGACGTGAGCGCGCCGGTGCTGTGGGGCGTGTTGATGGCTTTCCTGTCGCTGCTGCCGGCGGTGGGCGCGGCCATTGTCTGGGCGCCGGTAGCGGTGTACTTCCTGGCGACGGGCTCTGTGTGGCAGGGCGTGACATTGGCGGTGTTCGGCGTGTTCGTCATCGGCCTGGTGGACAACTTCCTGCGCCCCGTGCTGGTGGGGCAGGACACCAAGATGCCCGATTACGTGGTGCTGCTGTCCACCGTGGGCGGCATGGCGCTGTTTGGCCTGAACGGCTTTGTCATCGGTCCGGTGGTGGCGGCGCTGTTTCTCGCGGCGTGGGATTTGTTCGTCAACGCCAGCGAGTTCCATACCGACTAG
- the urtB gene encoding urea ABC transporter permease subunit UrtB — protein sequence MLRKLFLIACLCFARAGHAGIPPDVLVPLAGDDADARVAAIASIGALATDDATRLLTALQNGDVYTTPDGKLYIVADDKAYNPATGATTALPEGLDGIMINNRLRGAVEEALSALKMFSPDRAQRLAAVTELQKSTTLAQAPLIEKALAQEQDAEIRELLRLVAATANLQSPQAAKRKAAVEALADSSNANLRPALQAMLANDADQGVRIAAAHTLQALDSRLARTEFVGNLFYGVSLGSVLLLAALGLAITFGLMGIINMAHGELLMIGAYTTYLCQMAFRRWAPDALDWYLAAALPAAFIVTALVGIVLERTVIRWLYGRPLETLLATWGISLILMQAVRTIFGAQNVEVANPAWMSGGVTVLGSLVLAYNRIAIIVFAALVVAGVWLILNKTRLGLFVRAVMQNRRMAGCVGVSTARIDMMTFGLGSGIAGLGGVALSQLGNVGPDLGQGYIVDSFMVVVLGGVGQLAGTVIAALGLGEANKFLEPVAGAVLAKIAILVFIIIFIQKRPQGLFAMKGRSAE from the coding sequence ATGTTACGCAAACTATTTCTGATCGCCTGCCTGTGCTTCGCCCGCGCGGGTCATGCGGGCATTCCCCCGGATGTGCTGGTGCCATTGGCCGGTGACGACGCCGACGCGCGCGTCGCCGCCATCGCCAGCATCGGCGCACTCGCCACCGACGATGCCACGCGCCTGCTGACGGCGCTGCAAAACGGCGACGTCTACACCACGCCGGACGGCAAGCTGTATATCGTCGCCGACGACAAGGCCTACAACCCCGCCACCGGCGCCACCACCGCGCTGCCCGAAGGACTGGACGGCATCATGATTAACAACCGCCTGCGCGGCGCCGTCGAAGAGGCGCTGTCGGCGCTGAAGATGTTCTCGCCGGACCGCGCGCAACGCCTGGCTGCCGTCACCGAACTGCAGAAGAGCACCACGCTGGCGCAAGCACCGCTGATCGAGAAGGCGCTGGCGCAAGAGCAGGACGCCGAAATCCGCGAACTCCTGCGCCTGGTCGCCGCCACCGCCAACCTGCAATCGCCGCAAGCGGCCAAGCGCAAGGCCGCCGTCGAAGCGCTGGCCGACAGCAGCAACGCCAATCTGCGTCCCGCGCTGCAGGCGATGCTGGCCAACGATGCCGATCAAGGCGTGCGCATCGCCGCCGCCCATACGCTGCAGGCGCTGGACAGCCGCCTGGCGCGCACCGAATTTGTCGGCAACCTGTTTTACGGCGTCTCGCTGGGCAGCGTGCTGCTGCTGGCAGCGCTGGGCCTGGCCATCACCTTTGGTCTGATGGGCATCATCAACATGGCGCACGGCGAGCTGCTGATGATCGGCGCCTACACCACCTACCTGTGCCAGATGGCCTTTCGCCGCTGGGCGCCGGACGCGCTGGATTGGTATCTGGCCGCCGCGCTGCCGGCAGCCTTCATCGTTACCGCGCTGGTCGGGATTGTGCTGGAGCGCACGGTGATCCGCTGGCTGTATGGCCGGCCGCTGGAAACGCTGCTGGCCACCTGGGGCATCAGCCTGATATTGATGCAGGCGGTGCGCACCATCTTCGGCGCGCAGAACGTGGAAGTAGCCAATCCGGCGTGGATGTCCGGCGGTGTGACCGTGCTCGGATCGCTGGTGCTGGCTTATAACCGCATTGCCATCATCGTCTTCGCCGCGCTGGTGGTGGCCGGTGTGTGGCTGATCCTGAACAAGACGCGTCTCGGCCTGTTCGTCCGCGCCGTCATGCAGAACCGCCGCATGGCCGGCTGCGTCGGCGTCTCCACCGCCAGGATCGACATGATGACATTTGGGCTCGGCTCCGGCATCGCCGGCCTCGGTGGCGTGGCGCTGTCGCAGCTGGGAAATGTGGGGCCGGACCTGGGCCAGGGCTATATCGTCGATTCCTTCATGGTGGTGGTGCTGGGTGGCGTCGGCCAGCTGGCGGGCACGGTGATCGCCGCGCTGGGACTGGGCGAAGCCAACAAATTCCTGGAACCGGTGGCCGGCGCGGTGCTGGCCAAGATCGCCATCCTGGTGTTCATCATCATCTTTATCCAGAAGCGTCCGCAAGGGCTGTTCGCCATGAAAGGCAGGAGCGCTGAATGA
- a CDS encoding DNA topoisomerase IB → MKRDDIPAADLAPADAARAAGLRYVHDGQPGIVRKARGKQFRYLDSDGHAVTDEATLARIKSLVIPPAWVDVWICKQPLGHLQATGRDARGRKQYRYHPRWRAHRDDAKYGRMLSFGKALPAVRRAVDEALRKPGLPREKVLATIVYLLEATLMRIGNEEYARENKSFGLTTLRDRHVRLDGGKVQFRFRGKSGVHHAVEVQDRRLARIIARIRDLPGQELFQYEDDDGNPHAIDSADVNDYLHAITGADYTAKDFRTWAGTVLAAVALKEYEKYDSEAQAKKNVVQAIESVSKKLGNTPTICRKCYVHPAVIESYLDGSMLDALRRRAQQELKEDLHALRPEEAAVLALLQQRLKAG, encoded by the coding sequence ATGAAGCGCGATGACATTCCAGCCGCCGACCTGGCGCCCGCCGACGCCGCCCGCGCCGCCGGCCTGCGGTATGTGCACGACGGCCAGCCGGGCATTGTGCGCAAGGCGCGCGGCAAACAGTTCCGCTATCTCGACAGCGACGGCCACGCCGTCACCGACGAGGCCACGCTGGCCCGCATCAAGTCGCTGGTGATTCCGCCGGCATGGGTCGATGTCTGGATTTGCAAGCAGCCGCTGGGCCACCTGCAAGCCACCGGCCGCGATGCGCGCGGCCGCAAGCAATACCGCTACCATCCGCGCTGGCGCGCACACCGTGACGACGCCAAGTACGGGCGCATGCTCAGCTTCGGCAAGGCCCTACCGGCGGTGCGCAGAGCGGTCGATGAAGCCTTGCGCAAACCTGGCCTGCCGCGCGAGAAGGTGCTGGCCACCATCGTCTACCTGCTGGAGGCGACGCTGATGCGGATCGGGAACGAGGAGTACGCGCGCGAGAACAAGTCCTTCGGCCTGACCACGCTGCGCGACCGCCATGTGCGGCTGGACGGCGGCAAGGTGCAGTTCCGCTTCCGTGGCAAGAGCGGCGTGCATCACGCGGTGGAGGTGCAAGACCGCCGGCTGGCGCGCATCATCGCCCGCATCCGCGACCTGCCGGGCCAGGAGCTGTTCCAGTATGAGGACGACGACGGCAATCCGCACGCCATCGATTCGGCCGACGTCAACGACTACCTGCACGCCATCACCGGCGCCGATTACACGGCCAAGGACTTCCGCACCTGGGCCGGCACCGTGCTGGCGGCAGTGGCGCTGAAAGAGTATGAAAAATACGACTCCGAAGCCCAGGCCAAGAAAAACGTGGTGCAGGCGATTGAGTCGGTCTCCAAAAAACTCGGCAACACGCCCACCATCTGCCGCAAGTGCTATGTGCATCCGGCCGTGATCGAGTCCTACCTCGACGGCAGCATGCTGGACGCCCTGCGCCGCCGCGCGCAACAGGAACTCAAGGAAGACCTGCATGCGCTGCGACCGGAGGAAGCGGCGGTCCTGGCGTTGCTGCAACAGCGGCTGAAAGCTGGCTGA